A stretch of Faecalibacterium duncaniae DNA encodes these proteins:
- a CDS encoding MBL fold metallo-hydrolase, whose product MSEFISLYSGSSGNCSVVRTGEKYIIIDMGKGVRTTSAALKELGLNISDCAGILVTHEHSDHVKGLATFLKKNPLPVYGADDTLDFLDANGIVPASCALRTLSGGEEDVGDFGVTMFPTSHDVPCVGYRIHTPDNKTMTIATDLGVLTPPVHQALSGCDLVALESNYDLHMLRSGRYPYYLRSRIESNRGHLSNDECSAKLLELIQEGCKKFALCHLSQENNTPALALQTMFNTLGAAGVVPEKDCIVQAQRRNEISPTLTF is encoded by the coding sequence ATGTCTGAATTCATCTCGTTATACTCTGGCTCCTCCGGCAACTGCAGCGTGGTGCGCACGGGGGAGAAGTACATCATCATCGATATGGGAAAGGGCGTGCGCACCACCTCGGCGGCGCTCAAGGAGCTGGGCCTGAACATCAGCGATTGTGCGGGCATTCTGGTCACCCATGAGCACTCTGACCACGTCAAGGGGCTGGCCACCTTCCTCAAAAAGAATCCGCTGCCGGTATACGGTGCAGACGATACGCTGGATTTTCTGGATGCAAACGGCATTGTGCCCGCCAGCTGTGCGCTGCGCACCCTGTCCGGCGGGGAAGAGGATGTGGGAGATTTCGGCGTGACGATGTTCCCCACCAGCCACGACGTGCCCTGCGTGGGCTACCGCATCCACACCCCGGACAACAAGACCATGACCATTGCCACCGACCTGGGAGTCCTGACTCCGCCGGTGCATCAGGCCCTGAGCGGCTGTGACCTGGTGGCGCTGGAAAGCAACTACGACCTCCACATGCTCCGCAGCGGGCGGTATCCCTACTACCTGCGCTCCCGCATCGAGTCCAACCGGGGCCACCTCTCCAACGATGAGTGCTCGGCAAAGCTGCTGGAACTGATCCAGGAGGGATGCAAGAAGTTTGCCCTCTGCCATCTCTCGCAGGAGAACAACACCCCGGCGCTTGCTTTGCAGACCATGTTCAACACCCTGGGTGCGGCGGGTGTCGTGCCGGAAAAGGACTGCATCGTGCAGGCCCAACGCCGCAATGAGATCAGCCCCACGCTTACATTTTAA
- a CDS encoding UDP-N-acetylglucosamine 1-carboxyvinyltransferase gives MEKFVITGGKPLHGEVTISGAKNAAVGILPATILAADVCVIENLPDISDVAVSLKILSTLGASIKMLNRNTYEIDTTHLNSTNVPDDLSRQMRASYYFLGALLSRFGKAQVAMPGGCNLGPRPIDQHLKVFSALGAEDSVDYGMITVRAKELNGAHIFFDKVSVGATMNGMLSAVMAQGQTILENCAKEPHVVDLANFLNMCGADVRGAGTDVIKVRGVEKMHGCTYSIIPDQIEAGSYMVAAAATGGDVLIKNVTPKHLEPITAKLRRAGVDVEEFDDSVRVSRKGDILPLKINTMPHPGFPTDMQPLMGVLLSVAKGTSTITESVWDNRFRYVDELRKMGAMVQVDGQVAVFEGVDKLNPAPLRASDLRAGAAMVVAALMADGTSEIEEIGHIERGYENIVEKLRGLGAEISKVDRMPAALESAM, from the coding sequence TTGGAAAAGTTTGTTATTACGGGCGGCAAGCCCCTGCATGGCGAAGTTACCATTTCCGGTGCAAAAAATGCGGCTGTGGGCATTCTGCCTGCCACCATTCTGGCGGCAGATGTCTGTGTGATCGAAAACCTGCCGGACATCAGTGATGTGGCAGTCAGCCTGAAGATCCTGAGCACCCTGGGTGCCAGCATCAAGATGCTGAACCGCAATACCTACGAGATCGACACCACCCACCTGAACAGCACCAACGTCCCGGACGATCTGTCCCGCCAGATGCGTGCCAGCTACTACTTCCTGGGTGCACTGCTCTCCCGCTTTGGCAAGGCACAGGTGGCCATGCCCGGCGGCTGCAATCTGGGCCCCCGCCCTATCGACCAGCACCTCAAGGTGTTCAGCGCACTGGGTGCAGAGGACAGCGTGGACTACGGCATGATCACCGTGCGTGCCAAGGAACTGAACGGTGCCCATATCTTCTTTGATAAGGTCAGCGTAGGCGCTACCATGAACGGTATGCTCTCCGCTGTGATGGCACAGGGCCAGACCATTCTGGAAAACTGCGCCAAGGAGCCCCATGTTGTTGATCTGGCAAACTTCCTGAATATGTGCGGCGCGGATGTGCGCGGTGCCGGCACCGATGTGATCAAGGTGCGCGGCGTGGAAAAGATGCACGGCTGCACTTACAGCATCATCCCTGACCAGATCGAGGCGGGCAGCTACATGGTTGCCGCTGCTGCCACCGGCGGCGACGTTCTGATCAAAAATGTTACCCCCAAGCATCTGGAACCCATCACGGCAAAGCTCCGCCGTGCCGGTGTGGATGTGGAGGAATTCGATGATTCCGTCCGCGTCTCCCGCAAGGGCGATATCCTGCCGCTGAAGATCAACACCATGCCTCACCCGGGCTTCCCCACCGATATGCAGCCCCTGATGGGTGTGCTGCTCAGCGTGGCAAAGGGGACCTCCACCATCACCGAGAGCGTGTGGGATAACCGCTTCCGCTATGTGGACGAGCTGCGCAAGATGGGCGCAATGGTGCAAGTGGACGGTCAGGTGGCCGTGTTTGAGGGTGTGGACAAGCTGAACCCTGCTCCCCTGCGCGCTTCTGACCTGCGTGCCGGTGCGGCCATGGTCGTTGCTGCCCTGATGGCAGACGGCACCAGCGAGATCGAGGAGATCGGCCACATTGAGCGCGGCTATGAGAACATCGTGGAAAAGCTGCGCGGCCTGGGCGCTGAGATCAGCAAGGTGGATCGGATGCCTGCCGCACTGGAATCAGCAATGTGA
- a CDS encoding fructose-bisphosphatase class III produces MRTENEEIRDHLKYLSLLARDYPSQAAAASEIISTQALLKLPKGTEHFMSDLHGENEAFVHILNSASGVIREKVDIVLGESVPEQTRAELATLIYYPNEKLPQLKAGCADEEALDHWYTETLLQLIDICRLVSSKHTRQHVRSCLPSSCGYILDELLHAHFEDHDKDLYYGQIVGSIIENGRADRFIVRLCELIKRLAVDKLHIVGDLFDRGPRPDIILDRLMRHHHVDIQWGNHDVVWMGAAAGSPICVCTVLKTTLAYHNHAMLEDCYGINLRHLQRMAEQFYGNDDLTLWMPHTDAARGPYTEGMLHRCAVMHKAVTILMLKMECKVIDRNPDFKMQGRDFLRHIDWEKGTVTLNGQAYPLRDTSFPTVDPADPAALNDDERLVLRKLVESFRQSERLQQHVEFLYAKGSVYHIENGNLLYHGVVPMTRTGSFAVERFEEHNYSGRGLMDYCDERARCGYFAPEGSAARRSGQDFLWYLWCGKLSPLFGRSAMTTFERLYIADPATHEEVKDPYYTWYNEEAACRRILAEFGLPGTSHIVNGHVPVREKSGESPIKGGGRLVVIDGGFCRAYHEKTGIAGYTLVYSSRTMSLRTHQPFVSAEKAVNENIDIVSQKNILETENHRILVEETDEGENLRERVHDLKQLVKAYQLGWIKETCSEDCVW; encoded by the coding sequence ATGCGCACCGAAAACGAGGAGATCCGGGATCATTTGAAATATCTCTCCCTGCTGGCACGGGATTACCCCTCGCAGGCGGCCGCCGCCAGTGAGATCATCAGCACCCAGGCCCTGCTCAAGCTGCCCAAGGGCACCGAACATTTTATGAGCGACCTGCACGGTGAAAACGAGGCCTTTGTCCACATCCTGAACTCGGCTTCGGGTGTCATCCGGGAAAAGGTGGACATCGTGCTGGGGGAGAGTGTGCCGGAGCAGACCCGTGCAGAGCTGGCAACGCTCATCTATTACCCCAACGAGAAGCTGCCCCAGCTCAAAGCTGGGTGCGCAGATGAAGAAGCGCTTGACCACTGGTACACAGAGACCCTGCTTCAGCTTATTGATATCTGCCGGTTGGTGTCCTCCAAGCATACCCGGCAGCATGTGCGCTCCTGCCTGCCGTCCAGCTGCGGGTATATTCTGGATGAGCTGCTCCATGCCCACTTTGAGGACCACGACAAGGACCTTTATTATGGGCAGATCGTGGGCAGCATCATCGAAAATGGCCGCGCTGACCGGTTCATTGTCCGGCTGTGTGAGCTCATCAAGCGGCTGGCTGTGGACAAGCTGCACATCGTGGGGGACCTGTTTGACCGCGGTCCCCGGCCTGATATCATACTGGACCGGCTCATGCGCCACCACCATGTGGATATCCAGTGGGGCAACCATGACGTGGTCTGGATGGGTGCCGCCGCCGGAAGTCCCATCTGCGTCTGCACTGTGCTCAAAACGACACTGGCCTACCACAACCATGCCATGCTGGAGGACTGCTACGGCATCAACCTGCGGCACCTGCAGCGGATGGCCGAGCAGTTCTACGGAAATGACGACCTGACCCTCTGGATGCCCCACACCGACGCGGCGCGCGGCCCTTACACCGAGGGCATGCTCCACCGCTGTGCCGTGATGCACAAGGCCGTGACCATTCTGATGCTCAAGATGGAGTGCAAGGTCATCGACCGCAACCCGGATTTCAAGATGCAGGGTCGGGATTTCCTGCGGCACATCGATTGGGAAAAGGGGACAGTGACCCTGAACGGGCAGGCGTACCCCCTGCGGGACACCAGCTTTCCCACCGTGGACCCGGCAGACCCCGCCGCCCTGAATGATGATGAGCGGCTGGTGCTCCGCAAGCTGGTGGAATCCTTCCGGCAGAGCGAGCGTTTGCAGCAGCATGTGGAATTTTTGTATGCCAAGGGCAGCGTTTACCACATCGAGAACGGCAACCTGCTCTACCACGGCGTGGTGCCCATGACCAGGACCGGCAGCTTTGCCGTGGAGCGGTTCGAGGAACACAACTACTCGGGCCGCGGCTTGATGGACTACTGTGACGAGCGGGCACGCTGCGGCTACTTTGCTCCCGAGGGCAGTGCGGCCCGGCGGAGCGGTCAGGACTTTTTGTGGTATCTGTGGTGCGGCAAGCTGTCGCCGTTGTTCGGCCGCAGCGCCATGACCACCTTTGAGCGGCTGTATATTGCCGACCCCGCCACCCACGAGGAAGTCAAGGACCCCTATTATACATGGTACAATGAAGAGGCCGCCTGCCGCCGCATCCTTGCGGAATTCGGCCTGCCCGGCACCAGCCACATCGTCAACGGCCATGTGCCGGTGCGGGAGAAGAGCGGCGAGAGCCCCATCAAGGGCGGGGGCCGTCTGGTCGTCATTGACGGCGGGTTCTGCCGCGCCTACCATGAAAAGACCGGCATTGCAGGGTACACGCTGGTGTACTCCAGCCGCACCATGTCCCTGCGGACCCATCAGCCCTTTGTCAGTGCCGAAAAGGCCGTGAACGAAAACATCGACATCGTGTCGCAGAAGAACATACTGGAAACGGAGAACCACCGCATTTTGGTGGAAGAGACGGACGAGGGCGAGAACCTGCGGGAGCGGGTACACGACCTGAAACAGCTGGTCAAGGCCTATCAGCTGGGCTGGATCAAGGAGACCTGCAGTGAGGATTGCGTCTGGTAA
- a CDS encoding radical SAM protein, which translates to MPKTISVAVPEACTLCPRQCKADRAAGQTGFCGAGRTLKAARAALHFWEEPCISGTRGSGTVFFSGCTLKCCFCQNYPISAEGLGKEITVERLAEIFLDLQAQGAHNINLVTPGQWRPWIIAALDLARAQGLHLPIVCNTGGYETVESVHAWRGFIDIWLADLKYVSPALSAELSAAPDYFAQARPAIETMMAQAGRPVFDSEGILQRGVILRHLALPGHVDDSFAVLDQMAAWNKADPGCFLPSVMSQYTPFYQAADHGIGRRITTYEYRRVVNYAMDLGLSSGYMQQKSSAKEEYTPSFDLTGV; encoded by the coding sequence ATGCCCAAAACCATTTCTGTTGCCGTGCCGGAAGCCTGTACTCTCTGCCCCAGGCAGTGCAAAGCCGACCGGGCCGCCGGGCAGACGGGCTTCTGCGGGGCGGGCCGCACCCTGAAAGCGGCCCGCGCTGCCCTGCACTTCTGGGAGGAGCCCTGCATCAGCGGCACCCGGGGCAGCGGCACGGTGTTCTTCTCCGGCTGCACCCTCAAGTGCTGCTTCTGCCAGAACTACCCCATCAGCGCCGAGGGGCTGGGCAAGGAGATCACCGTAGAGCGCCTGGCCGAGATTTTTCTGGACCTGCAGGCGCAGGGAGCCCACAACATCAACCTTGTCACGCCTGGGCAGTGGCGGCCCTGGATCATCGCCGCCCTCGACCTGGCCCGGGCGCAGGGGCTGCATCTGCCCATCGTCTGCAACACCGGCGGATACGAGACCGTGGAGAGCGTGCACGCCTGGCGCGGTTTCATCGACATCTGGCTGGCCGACCTGAAATATGTTTCTCCTGCCCTTTCGGCAGAGCTTTCCGCCGCGCCGGACTATTTTGCGCAGGCCAGGCCCGCCATTGAAACCATGATGGCTCAGGCCGGGCGCCCTGTTTTTGACAGCGAGGGCATCCTGCAGCGGGGCGTGATCCTGCGCCACCTTGCCCTGCCTGGCCATGTGGACGACAGCTTTGCCGTGCTCGATCAGATGGCGGCTTGGAACAAGGCCGATCCCGGGTGCTTCCTGCCCAGCGTGATGAGCCAGTACACCCCCTTCTATCAGGCGGCAGACCACGGCATCGGGCGGCGCATCACCACCTACGAATACCGCCGGGTGGTCAACTACGCCATGGATTTGGGCCTCAGTTCTGGTTATATGCAGCAGAAGAGCAGTGCAAAGGAAGAGTATACGCCCAGCTTTGACCTGACGGGGGTGTGA
- a CDS encoding sugar kinase, with translation MEHYNPILGSEPNGQKFITCGEIMLRLTPPNYEKIRMASSFEASYGGSEANIALALANLGVDSTFFSVVPNNSLGKSAVRWLRSNDVHCTPMILTEPNETPSNRLGTYYLETGYGIRASKVIYDRKHSAITEYDFSQVDLDALLDGYDWLHLSGITPALGPNCRGLIIDMLKVAKKKGLTVSFDGNFRSTLWSWEEARDFCTECLPYVDVLLGIEPYHLWKDDNDHSKGDWKDGVPLQPSYEQQDEIFQHFIARYPNLKCIARHVRYAHSGSENSLKAFMWYDGHTFESKLYTFNILDRVGGGDAFASGLIYAMLHNYKAMDMVNFAVASSAIKHTIHGDANITDDVSSIRNLMNMNYDIKR, from the coding sequence ATGGAACACTACAATCCCATCCTCGGCAGCGAGCCCAACGGCCAGAAATTTATCACCTGCGGCGAGATCATGCTCCGTCTGACTCCGCCGAACTACGAAAAGATCCGCATGGCATCCAGCTTTGAAGCCAGCTACGGCGGCAGCGAGGCCAACATTGCACTGGCCCTGGCCAACCTGGGTGTGGACAGCACCTTCTTCAGCGTAGTGCCCAACAACAGCCTGGGCAAGAGCGCGGTGCGCTGGCTGCGCTCCAACGATGTGCATTGCACCCCCATGATCCTGACCGAGCCCAACGAGACCCCCTCCAACCGGCTGGGTACTTATTATCTGGAAACCGGCTACGGCATCCGCGCTTCCAAGGTCATCTATGATCGCAAGCACAGTGCCATTACCGAGTATGACTTCTCCCAGGTCGATCTGGACGCTCTGCTGGACGGCTACGACTGGCTGCACCTGAGCGGCATTACCCCGGCACTGGGCCCCAACTGCCGCGGCCTCATCATCGATATGCTCAAGGTGGCCAAAAAGAAGGGCCTGACCGTCAGCTTTGACGGCAACTTCCGCTCTACCCTGTGGAGCTGGGAGGAAGCCCGCGATTTCTGCACCGAGTGCCTGCCTTATGTTGACGTTCTGCTGGGCATTGAGCCCTACCACCTGTGGAAGGACGACAACGATCACAGCAAGGGCGACTGGAAGGACGGCGTGCCCCTGCAGCCCAGCTATGAGCAGCAGGACGAGATCTTCCAGCATTTCATTGCCCGCTACCCCAACCTCAAGTGCATTGCCCGCCATGTGCGCTATGCCCACAGCGGCAGCGAGAACAGCCTCAAGGCCTTTATGTGGTACGACGGCCACACCTTTGAGAGCAAGCTCTACACCTTTAATATTCTGGACCGCGTGGGCGGCGGCGATGCCTTTGCCAGCGGTCTGATCTATGCCATGCTGCACAACTATAAGGCTATGGATATGGTCAACTTTGCCGTAGCAAGCAGCGCCATCAAGCACACCATCCACGGCGATGCCAACATCACCGACGATGTCAGCTCCATCCGCAACCTGATGAACATGAACTACGACATCAAGCGGTAA
- a CDS encoding leucine-rich repeat protein, translating to MHAILQIGIITFFCHSLYVVFLRHQSMKAGKSMKKRFVSLLVALSITLTFLPIGAVAATPIRIGNLKYTVNADGESVTVSGTSGNPTQLNIESSISSNGRNYTVTEIATWAFNKCNTLTEVTLPNTVDEIGYQAFFNCSNLTNVTIPEGVTKIGQAAFYGCSQLTSITIPSTITDMDTAFSGNTALSQVTLTNGIPKISSHAFERCTELREIKVPISVDEICPFAFNGCTGLTSVTLEKGINIINSNAFKDCTELNDVKYNGYKTDWEKVRVNNAGNDTLTSKVQYLCDINFDLDGGTINGSDTMATQTVYSNEKLGTAKCYPNDQPFVVPTDPVREGYTFLGWYTQAEGGIKYTFTEAVSSNITLYAHWNAHSHTVTLENDENKETNSYDYGSSVSVPTPTKKTGYNFNHWEVTVPDGETAPSLNGPDENGNYSFSMPDYDIILTAKWTQKDVIDPDVDLKFDAVTGEVTSNNAKVNADDIINKKFYDDKGNEVPGEKLNDRGLPTEPGDYIVKVDVKETENTAPANQVTGNQIKWSYNVPQKEEKVTYTLSLLGGIAKVNGKDTTINDNGDITIEKGATVEVTFDKSILSDAQTFDQWTIKPASVLNAVDPKAETITFTMPGENVIIEAMTKDASIEEEPNILGTTLIIGTAAAGTAVLAYQTYQLGTEFYLICALPTGTAIPTNRGELAELVWNNAGKPEPAAVLNANATETDKAIAWAVENDLLKAAKNNGETYEATDPVSRTEVIKAWNQVQAFKK from the coding sequence ATGCATGCTATTCTTCAAATTGGCATTATTACCTTTTTTTGCCATTCACTCTATGTCGTTTTTCTGCGGCACCAATCCATGAAAGCGGGGAAATCCATGAAAAAACGGTTTGTCAGTCTATTAGTGGCACTCAGCATAACGTTAACATTCCTACCCATCGGAGCAGTAGCAGCGACTCCGATTAGGATAGGCAACCTCAAATATACAGTTAACGCCGATGGAGAATCAGTTACAGTTTCCGGTACATCAGGAAACCCTACACAACTTAACATTGAGAGCTCAATTTCAAGCAATGGCAGGAACTATACTGTAACCGAAATTGCAACGTGGGCCTTTAATAAATGTAACACGCTTACGGAAGTTACATTGCCTAATACGGTGGACGAAATTGGATACCAGGCATTCTTTAACTGTTCCAATCTAACTAATGTTACAATCCCTGAAGGTGTTACAAAAATCGGCCAAGCTGCTTTTTATGGTTGTTCTCAGTTAACAAGCATTACGATTCCGAGTACCATCACAGATATGGATACGGCTTTTTCAGGAAATACCGCATTATCTCAAGTCACCTTAACAAACGGCATTCCCAAAATCAGTAGTCACGCTTTTGAGCGTTGTACAGAGTTAAGAGAAATAAAAGTACCCATAAGTGTGGATGAAATCTGCCCATTTGCATTTAATGGATGCACAGGTCTTACAAGCGTGACCCTTGAAAAGGGTATTAACATTATAAATAGCAACGCATTCAAAGATTGCACAGAACTAAATGATGTAAAATATAATGGATATAAAACAGACTGGGAAAAAGTCAGAGTTAATAACGCAGGCAATGATACACTAACCAGCAAAGTTCAGTATCTGTGTGATATCAACTTTGATTTGGACGGTGGCACTATAAATGGTAGTGACACTATGGCCACGCAGACTGTTTACAGCAACGAGAAGCTAGGAACTGCAAAATGCTACCCGAATGACCAGCCGTTTGTAGTTCCCACCGACCCTGTAAGAGAAGGTTATACATTTCTTGGCTGGTATACACAGGCAGAAGGCGGCATAAAATATACATTTACAGAAGCCGTCAGCAGCAACATCACCTTGTATGCCCATTGGAACGCACATAGCCATACTGTAACACTGGAGAACGACGAAAACAAGGAAACGAACTCGTACGACTATGGTTCGTCCGTTTCCGTTCCTACACCCACAAAGAAAACCGGCTATAACTTTAATCATTGGGAAGTTACCGTTCCTGATGGAGAAACCGCCCCATCCTTGAACGGCCCAGATGAGAACGGCAATTATAGTTTCTCCATGCCGGACTATGATATAATCTTGACTGCAAAATGGACACAAAAAGATGTGATTGACCCGGATGTTGACCTTAAGTTTGACGCAGTGACCGGAGAAGTGACATCGAACAATGCTAAAGTCAATGCTGATGATATCATCAATAAGAAATTTTATGATGATAAGGGAAATGAAGTTCCCGGTGAGAAATTGAATGACCGCGGGCTCCCTACGGAACCGGGCGATTATATCGTCAAAGTTGATGTCAAAGAGACCGAAAATACCGCTCCCGCGAATCAAGTCACTGGCAATCAGATTAAGTGGAGTTACAATGTTCCCCAGAAAGAAGAAAAGGTCACCTACACTCTATCCCTTCTTGGCGGTATTGCAAAAGTAAACGGCAAGGATACTACTATCAATGACAATGGTGACATTACCATTGAAAAAGGTGCAACAGTGGAAGTAACCTTTGATAAGAGCATTCTTTCCGATGCTCAGACTTTTGACCAGTGGACAATTAAGCCTGCCAGCGTGCTGAACGCTGTTGATCCCAAGGCTGAAACCATTACCTTTACCATGCCGGGTGAAAATGTTATTATCGAAGCCATGACAAAGGATGCAAGCATTGAGGAAGAGCCCAACATTCTGGGCACTACCCTCATCATTGGTACTGCCGCCGCGGGTACCGCGGTGCTGGCCTACCAGACCTATCAGTTGGGTACTGAGTTCTATCTGATTTGCGCCCTGCCAACCGGTACAGCTATTCCAACAAACCGAGGTGAGCTGGCTGAACTGGTGTGGAACAATGCAGGAAAGCCTGAACCCGCCGCCGTGCTGAACGCCAATGCCACTGAGACTGACAAGGCCATTGCCTGGGCCGTGGAGAACGACCTGCTCAAGGCCGCGAAGAACAACGGCGAAACCTATGAAGCAACTGATCCTGTAAGCCGCACAGAGGTTATCAAGGCATGGAATCAAGTGCAGGCGTTCAAAAAGTAA
- a CDS encoding ABC transporter ATP-binding protein, with protein MLEIQNVSKTFNAGTVNEKTALNGLNLKLNEGDFVTVIGGNGAGKSTMLNAVAGVWPVDSGKIIIDGTDVTKLGEHQRAAYIGRVFQDPMTGTAATMQIEENLALAARRGKRRGLRIGITKAERERYRELLKSLDLGLEDRLTARVGLLSGGQRQALTLLMATMNKPKLLLLDEHTAALDPKTALKVLTLSAKIVEENRLTTMMITHNMKDAIKYGNRLIMMHEGHIIYDVSGEEKKNLHVSDLLAKFQIASGGEFANDRMILS; from the coding sequence ATGCTTGAGATCCAGAATGTTTCCAAGACCTTCAACGCCGGTACTGTCAACGAGAAAACGGCCCTGAATGGTCTGAACCTGAAATTGAACGAAGGTGATTTTGTCACCGTCATTGGCGGCAACGGTGCGGGCAAATCCACCATGCTGAACGCTGTGGCTGGTGTGTGGCCCGTGGACAGCGGCAAGATCATCATTGACGGCACCGACGTGACCAAACTGGGGGAGCACCAGCGCGCCGCCTACATCGGTCGCGTGTTCCAGGACCCCATGACCGGCACCGCCGCCACCATGCAGATCGAGGAGAACCTTGCCCTGGCCGCCCGGCGCGGCAAGCGCCGCGGCCTGAGGATCGGTATTACCAAGGCCGAACGGGAGCGCTACCGTGAACTGCTCAAGAGCCTGGACCTGGGCTTGGAGGATCGCCTGACCGCCCGCGTGGGCCTGCTGTCCGGCGGTCAGCGTCAGGCACTGACCCTGCTCATGGCTACCATGAACAAGCCCAAGCTCCTGCTGCTGGATGAGCACACCGCCGCTCTGGACCCCAAGACGGCGCTCAAGGTGCTGACCCTCTCGGCCAAGATCGTGGAGGAGAACCGCCTGACCACCATGATGATCACCCACAACATGAAGGATGCCATCAAGTACGGCAACCGCCTGATCATGATGCACGAGGGCCACATCATCTATGATGTCTCCGGGGAAGAGAAGAAGAACCTGCATGTCTCCGACCTGCTGGCCAAGTTCCAGATCGCGTCCGGCGGCGAGTTCGCCAACGACCGCATGATCCTTTCTTAA
- a CDS encoding ABC transporter permease, protein MDILARLANLPGALPGACAQGLIWGIMAIGVYLTYRILDVADLTVDGSFGTGGAVCVMCLLSGMNVWAALFIALLAGLATGLVTGLLHTFMGIPAILAGILTQLALYSINLKIMGKANQSINVDKYDLLISLRWVKEIALHNPIIMVILVSAVVIGVLYWFFGTELGCGIRATGSNPAMSRAQGINTSFNVVLGLAVSNGLVALSGALLSQYQGFADVSMGRGAIVIGLAAVIIGEALFSRIFHNFALKLVSVSLGAIIYYIVIQLVLTLGFDANLLKLLSASVVAVFLAVPYWKSKYFAKPAAKKAQKEDAKNA, encoded by the coding sequence TTGGATATTCTTGCAAGACTTGCCAACCTGCCCGGTGCCTTGCCCGGTGCCTGTGCGCAGGGCCTCATCTGGGGCATCATGGCCATTGGTGTGTACCTGACCTACCGCATCCTGGATGTGGCTGACCTGACCGTAGACGGTTCCTTTGGCACCGGCGGCGCGGTCTGCGTTATGTGCCTGCTCTCCGGCATGAACGTCTGGGCAGCGCTCTTCATCGCCCTGCTGGCCGGTCTGGCCACCGGCCTTGTCACCGGTCTGCTCCACACCTTTATGGGCATCCCGGCCATTCTGGCTGGTATCTTGACCCAGCTGGCCCTCTACTCCATCAACCTGAAGATCATGGGCAAGGCCAACCAGTCCATCAACGTGGACAAGTACGACCTGCTGATCTCCCTGCGCTGGGTCAAGGAGATTGCCCTGCACAACCCCATCATCATGGTCATTCTGGTCAGCGCCGTGGTCATCGGCGTGCTGTACTGGTTCTTTGGCACCGAGCTGGGCTGCGGCATCCGCGCCACCGGTTCCAACCCCGCCATGAGCCGTGCCCAGGGTATCAACACCAGCTTCAATGTGGTGCTGGGTCTGGCGGTCTCCAACGGTCTGGTGGCCCTGTCCGGTGCACTGCTGAGCCAGTATCAGGGCTTTGCCGATGTCAGCATGGGCCGTGGTGCCATCGTCATCGGTCTGGCCGCTGTCATCATCGGCGAGGCCCTGTTCAGCCGCATCTTCCACAACTTTGCCCTCAAGCTGGTGTCCGTCTCGCTGGGTGCCATCATCTACTACATTGTCATCCAGCTGGTGCTGACCCTCGGCTTTGACGCAAATCTGCTCAAGCTGTTGAGCGCCTCCGTGGTGGCCGTGTTCCTGGCCGTGCCCTATTGGAAGAGCAAGTACTTCGCAAAGCCCGCGGCAAAGAAGGCACAGAAGGAGGATGCAAAAAATGCTTGA